TCCTCGTACAAAAAGTTTCTCTCAAAATACTGGATAAGTTTGTTTTGACGCTTGATCTCAAAGTAAAGCTTGATTCTCTGCCACCAGTGCAAGTTCTTTCTGTTGTCGTAACGCTCTTGCAAGCTGGCGCTCTCGGTGTCAAATAACaaggctttcttctccaagtcttcCAATTGCTGCTCCGtgtgcttcaagatctcACCGAAAGTGGCCTTCTTGTGGTGGTCTGCattcctcatcaacatcgtTCTCATGTGTCTGCACTGGTATGGCTCCAACAATTCAGGGAAGGGAAACACGTCGGTATTCTGGTAGTTGTATTGTGACGCTTCATCTGAAGCCGCTTCCATGTCCGGATACTTCGACAAGTATTCAGCAATAGAGTGGTGGGGAACTTTCTTGTCGAGCCAATCTTTGGGAATGATTTCTTTAACCTCATTAAAATACTTAAGCAAGTCTTTAGCGTAGTCGTCCAAGGAAAACTCGATCACCTTGTGGCTGGACAACTCCAAGGCAACAAGTGCGATATACTTGGCAGCCAAATTGTGGTACACGAAACCTGGGTCACCGAACTTCTCCATCCAATGAAACGAGTCATAGTTTGAATGGTATTGGTAAATAGGATCTTTCTTTCCGCTTCTAAAGCTCATATCAACAGAGGGGATCCCTAAATGCTCCAAGAAAACGGTGTAGTCCGAACCCGAGCCCAAATTAATGATCTTATCGCCCAGCTCCTTTTTAAAGTGATCGTAGAGAGAGCCAGAGTTTTTTTCAGGGTAAGGCAAGAGTCTGGCAATTTTTCTCAACACCTTGTTCAACACAGGCGAAGCGCTCAAGGAGAGAATCTTGCCCTGGACGGCGACATCGACATTGTAGTAAGCTACAACATCCTTCTGTAAGCTCTTCGCAGCATATTCACCGTATTCAGTCGAGCCCACAAGGCCATATTCTTCACCATCCCAGCTCTGCAAGATAATGCTCCTCTTGAACTTGTAGCCAGCGTCCTTAAGCTGGCCAAGAGCTCTGGCAATTTCAAGCAAGACAGCAGAGCCAGAATTTGGATCACCAGCGCCGCCTTTAATCCATGCGTCGCGATGATTTCCGATCAAAATGGCCTCGTTCTTGTTCTCACCCTCAAACTCACCGTAGACGTTCCAGATTGGGGTGATCACGAAAGTCTGGTTACTGTACAAGTTCAAGGAAGAATCAGGGTTTGGACCCGTGGTATAGTCGAACTCCTTCAAGCCACCTTTCCACGATTGGGGTGTCTTGATACCGTGGCCGTTGAGCTTTGCCAAGATCGGCTTCACTTCTCTATAAGAGATTGGAAGCACAGGAATCTTGCCAATGGAGCTATGAGGGTCGTTTCTTGGAGCCCCTTTCTTGGAAGCGTACCCGGGGGTAGTGGGGTCACCAGGAGCAGCGCCAACGCCACCCAAGAATTGAGCGCTTCCTCTCTGCACTGAGCTCTCGTGTCTGGCTGGGCCATTGGGATACTGTTTATAACCGTTTGCCTCGGTCACCTCGCCATCATCCGCAGGGTCGGTGTAGATCAAGACTCCTACAGCACCATTGTCTTGTGCAAACTTCACCTTGAGACCACGGAAGATGTTTCCGTAACGAGCAACAGCAATCTTGCCCTTGACACTGATGCCATTTTCCTTCAACCACGCAAAGTCCTCGACACTTCCATAGTTGACATACACATACTCGGCAGTGACATTGCCGTTAGCTCCGTAGCCCAAAAAGGTAGGCACCGTATCGTTTCCGACAGAGGTTCGGTCCTCCTCAATTTCGTCCTCCTTCAATGGTGCCTTGTACACCACTTTACCCTTCTTGTCCAATAAATTCAAGTCATGGCTTTCCGGGTAGGTCAAAAGCACGTCATAATCGTCGACGGTAGTCTTGGCGCCGTACTCCTCGAGCTTGCTTCTGGTGAACTCCACCAAGCCGTAGTTGGTACCAGCCAAATGCTTCTCTGCTGTATaaatttgcagccaattgcGGGCATAGTTTTGCTCCAAGGCGCCCAACACGATCTCGCGTGGGTTTTCAACCTTTTCCGTGGAGAAAAGCGAAAAAttgatcttcaaaagacaaaCAAACACTGCAAACGACACAATGGTGAACTTGAGGATGCGCAGGGCCAACCCCTTTCGCGGAGTGGCGGCCACATAGTTTTTTTCCATCTCCATCTTAGTGTTGTagtaagaagaagaagtagtAATGCTAGATAGAGTGGAAATTTGGTCGCGATATCAAAAGCCGCACTTCAGACGGCACCAAGGGGCTTCGAGAAAAGGGTAGgcaaaagagagaaaacactgcttcttttcttctcgagGGAGCTTCAAATTCGTGTGGATTACAAGTTGAATAGCTCAACTGTTTTACCTTCAGTATGATGTGTCCTTGGCGCAAGCGTTGAGTAAGTGAGGAGTGGCTCTCGCTTATGTTTGCTGcatgtttttttttgtagtggctgcaaacgagAGATTCAGCTCGAGCGTTGATGCTTGAACTATATATATGATTATTGGAGGAATTCATTGTCAAAGAAGGAGCTATTGGTCACTGTGCTAAGACATTTAAATTTGTTGAATCAGCTTAATCGCTGAGGTGGCAACGATCACGAAGTGGGGAGCCAGACTATGCGGTCAGATAGTTGGACGTTTGAGGCACAATTAAATTCGATTAGTTCAATTCTGAAGCCAAAAGAGCTTAGAAATATCGATGTTATCTCTTCTCTCAAAGAATAATTAAGTTTCTTACTAGCTACCCTTTCAAACTTGCAACGCGGTGCATTGAAgaccttcaacaaaggaGCACCAACAGAGCGTTGGATCCATAAAGTGGCTCGATGCCAAAAAAATGCTGTTTATGAACCCTATAAGCACACTTTGGTGATCATTCGAATGTGAAACCTCACGTTTCAATGTTCAAGGTTCACCATTGAGATTGCCCATTAGATACTTCCTGGAAGGTGTGAATATCGTGGATTATGACGCACCGCAATTCCACAGCATGGTAATTCTCAATGAAAGCACAAGCTATAGAgatgcctttttcttctcctccttggtGTCATCAGTGTCTTCTAGCCCCAAAGATGGCCAGCCTTATCCTTAGCGCACTGGACGTTACCCATTCGGGTAACCCGAGCATAAATCATCACCCCAACCACTCCTAGCCCTCACATCCATGGGCTACAAGGAATACCAAGGGGTGCTTCAGCTCAAGGGCCTGATGATCATTCTGAAAAAGCCTCTCAAGTCGTACAAGCGGTCGCTGACAGGTTGCCTCAGCTGCAAACGCCGAAAGATTAAATGCGACGAAACCAAGGATAGATGCAACAAGTGTATCGCCCGCAAGCTTGATTGCCAATGGCCCCAGCCGCCTCATAAAGAGGGCTCAGCCCTTGTGGTGCAGAGTTACTCAAATGCTAAACCAGTGCAAAACACCTTCATTGCCCCCAAGGTCTCTATGACCATGCAAATTGACAccctctttcttcttcaatttgcCGAACGATTTCTCCCCTCGATAGCCCAGCCTCATTACACTCACAAGGTGCTGACACAAAGTTTGGTGCATTCGGTGGCAGAGAAGCTggatcttcttcgccaGGTCTCCATCGCTTGTGGTGCCTTCCTCGTAGCTTTCGACGATAACAATTTCCGCCCTATTGCCACCAGCAGGTACGTTGATGCCATAACTCTGTTTATCAAAACAATTAAGAGAGGCAAGTTCGATCAGGAATGGGTGTTTTTGGCCATCCAGGTATTGCAGACGCTTAGTCTTCGAGACCCGGACGGCTGTAACGCTTCAAAATGCGCTCTTCACATGAACGCTGCCTACGAATTGTTCATCAAGGGGATCTTACAAGGCCAAGCCAAGATCTCTGCTCTTCAGAGAGTTTTAATTGAAAACTTTTTGTTCAACTACAGTCTCACCATCATGTTTTGTGAGAGGGACAAAATCCAAGCCCTAATACCCAACCCGTTTGATCTATTTTTTAGTTTCCACGATGTATTTTTGGGCCTTTGCCAGGAAGATTCCCACCCACAATTTAGTCGCTTGTCGATAATGGCCTTTCAGATTGCAGCAAAAGCAAGCTGGCTGTGTCGCATGAATGTTCCGCTTCTTGACCATGAAAAGCACCTCCACatcgagcttcttcacctgGCTGAAACGTGCCTACAAATGCTGGATTCGCTCATTCCTGAATCAGTACTGGTTTTCGACACTCTAACAGTGACCAAAGTCGTTCTTCTAACCTCAATCATTCTACTAAAGAAAATCATTTGTCCTGATTTGCGAGCAAGTTTCGTGCAACCACAGATTAACGCTACAGTGGCTATAATCAACAACGCCAATAGTAATGTGATACTCCCAATCTGGTCTTCTTTTATTGGTGCTAGCGCCTCCACAACAGAGAGAGACCGTCGAGTTTTCGTTCAGACCCTCCAAAAGTTGATGGCTCGCTCAGGGTCGCATCTTATAGATCGAGTTTACAAGTTCTTAGTGGGACTTTGGGAGATTTACACAGGAGACGAACCTTTCGATCTCCTCATCGATACCAATGCTTTATCCAAAATTTGCGAATAAGCTTTTTTCCCCGTCTTCTAGAGTGACTATATTTGACCGGCGCACCGCTTGTAATCTCGCAATGACACTTTCCTAATCTGGTAACCCGAGCCTTTCGGAGTATATAAGATACCCCAGATTTGACGTTATCACTAGCCAACAATGTCAATTTCTACACTTACCAAGACCTCAATTAAAGCGACATCAGGCCTTGCCATCAAAGAGGGTCGCTTGTTGGCCAACATTCATGAAACTGCTCAGTTTGGTGCCAAAGGTAGATGGGGTCCCCAGGAAACAGAAACCGGTGTTTGCAGACTTGCCTTATCTGACTTGGACAAAAATGTTAGAGACTGGTTTGTGGAGGAAACCAAAAGCTTGGATGTAAGATTGTAATTGACAAAATGGGTaacatttttgcaatctACCCCGGAAAGAACCAAGGTTTTCCAACGGGAATCGGCTCCCACTTGGATACACAGCCAACTGGCGGTCGATATGATGGTGTCTTGGGAGTCTTGACTGGCCTTGAAGTTTTGAGAACTTTCAAGGAGAACAACTTCGTTCCCAACTACCCTGTGTGTGTAGTTAACTGGACCAACGAGGAAGGGGCCAGATTTCCTGTCAGCATGATGTCATCTTCAGTATGGGCTGGAACCCATAAGAAAGACGACATTTACCAGTTGAGGAGCGTGACAGACGCAAAGCCCGTCTCAGTCAAAGAGGAGCTAGAAAGAATCGGGTATATGGGAGACGTCGAGTGCTCTTACGAAGCTAACCCTTTGGCAGCGCATTTTGAGCTTCACATTGAGCAAGGTCCAATCTTGGAGGAGAcagccaaaaaaattggtctCGTGCAAGGTATCCAAGCATTGAGGTGGTTTGAGGTGAAAGTAAAAGGAAAAGCTCAACATACTGGTACTACGCCCTTAAGGAGCAGAAGTGATGCCCTTCTTGCAGCGTCTAAAATTGTTATCAGAGGCAACGAGATAGCACAGAAGTATGATGGTCTTTGCAGCGTGGGGATCATGGAATTGCAACCAGCAGTGGTGAATGTCATTCCACAGGATGTGAAGTTTATCGTCGATATGAGAAACCCAGACGATAACAAACTCAACCTTATGTATGAGGAGATTCAGAATGCCATGGATCAGATTATGAAAGAAAGTGGGGTCAGGCTAAGCTTCGAGTTGAACGAGCTCCTCCACCAGAGAGCTGTACATTTTGACGAAGAGTGTAAGAAGTGTATCAAAGAAGCGGCCATCGAGCTCTATGGCGAAGACCAGACCTTGCCAATTGTCAGTGGTGCTGGCCACGACAGCGGTCTCACGGCGCTCAAATGTCCCACGGCCATGATCTTCATTCCTTCGAGAGACGGTGTGTCCCACAATCCCGAGGAATATAGCACTCCCGAGCAAGTTCACGAAGGGTTTGAGGTGATGTTGAATGCCGTGTTGAAGTATGACGCTCAGCGGAAGGAGTAGCAAGACATAATGTTTGAGTAAATATATGGATGAAaacttctttgatttgtctcttcctttttgaCGCaacatttcgcagccatttgttGGGTTATGCAATGCTCTGCCACTAAATTGAGAACGGTAGCTTC
This region of Candidozyma auris chromosome 6, complete sequence genomic DNA includes:
- the VPS70 gene encoding putative zinc metalloprotease; the encoded protein is MEMEKNYVAATPRKGLASRILKFTIVSFAVFVCLLKINFSLFSTEKVENPREIVLGALEQNYARNWSQIYTAEKHLAGTNYGLVEFTRSKLEEYGAKTTVDDYDVLLTYPESHDLNLLDKKGKVVYKAPLKEDEIEEDRTSVGNDTVPTFLGYGANGNVTAEYVYVNYGSVEDFAWLKENGISVKGKIAVARYGNIFRGLKVKFAQDNGAVGVLIYTDPADDGEVTEANGYKQYPNGPARHESSVQRGSAQFLGGVGAAPGDPTTPGYASKKGAPRNDPHSSIGKIPVLPISYREVKPILAKLNGHGIKTPQSWKGGLKEFDYTTGPNPDSSLNLYSNQTFVITPIWNVYGEFEGENKNEAILIGNHRDAWIKGGAGDPNSGSAVLLEIARALGQLKDAGYKFKRSIILQSWDGEEYGLVGSTEYGEYAAKSLQKDVVAYYNVDVAVQGKILSLSASPVLNKVLRKIARLLPYPEKNSGSLYDHFKKESGDKIINLGSGSDYTVFLEHLGIPSVDMSFRSGKKDPIYQYHSNYDSFHWMEKFGDPGFVYHNLAAKYIALVALELSSHKVIEFSLDDYAKDLLKYFNEVKEIIPKDWLDKKVPHHSIAEYLSKYPDMEAASDEASQYNYQNTDVFPFPELLEPYQCRHMRTMLMRNADHHKKATFGEILKHTEQQLEDLEKKALLFDTESASLQERYDNRKNLHWWQRIKLYFEIKRQNKLIQYFERNFLYEEGLHERPWFKHIVFASGRFTGYAGQTWPGIREAVEDKDIERAVKWLGIAAKSAKKVSTGLSVE
- a CDS encoding Zn(II)2Cys6 transcription factor domain-containing protein, which encodes MGYKEYQGVLQLKGSMIISKKPLKSYKRSSTGCLSCKRRKIKCDETKDRCNKCIARKLDCQWPQPPHKEGSALVVQSYSNAKPVQNTFIAPKVSMTMQIDTLFLLQFAERFLPSIAQPHYTHKVSTQSLVHSVAEKSDLLRQVSIACGAFLVAFDDNNFRPIATSRYVDAITSFIKTIKRGKFDQEWVFLAIQVLQTLSLRDPDGCNASKCALHMNAAYELFIKGILQGQAKISALQRVLIENFLFNYSLTIMFCERDKIQALIPNPFDLFFSFHDVFLGLCQEDSHPQFSRLSIMAFQIAAKASWSCRMNVPLLDHEKHLHIELLHSAETCLQMSDSLIPESVSVFDTLTVTKVVLLTSIILLKKIICPDLRASFVQPQINATVAIINNANSNVILPIWSSFIGASASTTERDRRVFVQTLQKLMARSGSHLIDRVYKFLVGLWEIYTGDEPFDLLIDTNALSKICE